In the genome of Mytilus edulis chromosome 14, xbMytEdul2.2, whole genome shotgun sequence, the window acaggtgaaTTGGGACGAGAACGAGGCAGCAAGGAGAGTGGATGTGAAATTTGTGGGAGCGCATTTTATCCTTTTTATTGTTTTAGCACgaacatttttaacatttacaCACTTCCTTTTAAGTACCAGTGTATATAATTACCAACGCATGAACATTTTACCTTTTAtgactgtaaatattttttatcccGATAATTTTATCATGGAACATGTGTGAGTGATCATTGTCGGCAGCCATTTTCAGCAGCCATCTTGGAATTTCCAGAAAACATTTAAGTTATCTCTTGAGATTAACATTTAATTACTTCAATTATAAGACCAAAGACTAATTAATGACTGAGCataaactattgaaatatttgaGCAAGCCATTTGAATTTCCTACGGGGAAAAGAAAACTGACACCCGTGGTCATTTCAGATAGTAAAGGTTTATATTTACAAAGAGCAACAACATCTAACTTTGAGACCCAAATTAAGTGGTGGTGCGCAAAATCAAGAACGTCCGCACAAGGTCTAAGCTGGCTCACGCAAAATCTTGACCAGAAAATTCAACATTTACATAACATCTCTGCATACGTTTGGCTAGGGACATGTGATTTAACCCAATATAATAAAGGGGTGATTTCTCTTAAAACTGAATCTGATGAAGCAATCAACTCATTACTGagcaatttaaacaaaattgttgaactttttcaaaaatatccAGAGAGCAAAATAACCTTTATTGAAATTCCAGTTTATTCAATATACGAATGGAATAAAAGTAGAAATCATACTGACCCAAATTAATTTCTAGCTCAAGACGAAAAACTATTAGAACAAGTTCCAAGAGTAAATGATAAAATCAGAGAATTAAATACAACTTTAAATAGTAGAGCTCCAAACATAAATGCTGATTTAAAACGCTCAAACCTGAAAAGCTccaaaaatcaacataaaaggaTTCGAGACCAATATAATTGGACACTTCATAAAGACGGTGTACATCCTAAAAGAAACCTGTCTAGGGTCTGGTTACGAAAATTTAGCACTCAAATAAAAGCTGACTGCTGGTAGACATTTCAATCGTTCACAGGGCGACTGTGGGATTTCCACTACGACCCTGAAAAAGAACATTCAGTGAATTTCCCGTCTTTctcattacatatatatatattgacagggCGACTGTGGGATTTACCACTACGTCCCTGATCAATAAATATATCGACCACACCAGGTATCACCATGTCACGCTCAATGACTCGACAACTATCCAAAGCGCTATCTACAAGCAGCTTAGTGCCTACAAACTCTGTAACTCATAATAGACCATATCACTTGAACAAACAAAAAGCTCTAGACAAAAAGCATGACAACTGCCACCGAGAgcatatcaaatatgaaatgaagGCGGGCAAGAACTTTGTCATAATATATAGTACAGCAGCATATGAGCTAGCTAAAACATCAATTATGGATATCTTAAATTTAAAGGAATTTAGTGACCCTTATACTATTCAAACACAAACTGGCATAGACAACTCAAACTCAATCATAGATCATTGCTACAAcgttttcaatagaaaaaaacaacggcCATCCTGGAAATCAGTTAAAATTCACAATAAACTGCTATAACTCCACCAACACAATGACCGTAAATGGaaatcatgtagatatttttgtcAGTGACATATTAGAAATATTATGCAATATTCTCAAAGTAAATCTGAAAACATTGGATGTGATAAACCAAAACATCTCAACACAGTTGAACAACCAAAATATAAAAGAGAACACTGTTTCAAGAACAAGTACAACAGATCAATTAGCCATTAAAGATAATGACTTGCAAGAGCAACAATCAGATACAACAATGTCAAAATCTAGACAACTATTAGAATACAAGGATAACAACACAAATTGTATAATAGatacaaatacaacatcaaatACGAACAGTAACAACTCATGCATATGTCCTATCTGTGAATCCGATGTAACTGTTGAGGGTATAGCTTGTGACTCTTGTGACCAATGGTTTCACTTCAATTGCGCCAATATACTCCCATCAGCCGCTGACAATATATACAAAGAAATTGGATTTCATTGTGCTCAGTGTAATGATCAGTTATTGTTTGATAACATTGATATACATGAAACTACACCATAGCATGTACATGTAGACAAAAACACATCAATTTGTCCTACTCAAGAGCATGATAAAGATCTAGATACACATGAAACCACACCAAAGCATGTAGACATTAATATGCCAAATTttccgacaaaagagcagaacaGCGAATTAGAAAATCTGAGACGGTCAAATATTAGGGTACCACAAAATCCTGACACAGAAATACTGATACAAAATATATCTTCTGAGCCAGACATAGTGCCTACAATATTACAAGACAACATTACAACTGGTATCACATTCAAACCAGCTAATACTATTACACCAAATACGAATGTACAAAATAGGAAGAACATAAGGAAAAACCAACCAAAAATAGAGGAAAGAAATATTTCCAACTCTCAAAGAGCCAGAATACTGAGTCTAGAAAACGAAATTGTGCAATTAAAGAGAGTAATTGAGACTATACAAACTACATCAACTGGCACaaacaataatatacatgtagaagCTCCAAACACAAATAATGGAAGCAATTCGATAACTAACAACTGCCAAAACAACATACCAAATCAGCAATATAGTAGCTGTAATACTTGCCACCACCACTCGTGCAATGATAGACAACAATCTTCCAACTTTCAACAAGAGCTAATGGAACAACGTCTACGCTCTCTAGAAAATCACATAAGTCTCAGCACGGCTCTTAATCTTCATATCTCATTACAATCGAGAATAGTAAACCAACAGACAACTCAAATACCTTATGTTCAACCCCCACAATTTCAAGGACATTACGCCTATCCAAATCAAATGGGGTACAATACACATCATCCTAACAATTTCAATGGAGGACACATGTACCAACAAGGGATTCCACAATTTGGACATTCCATATACAACAACCCCTACTATTTAAATCAAGGAGGGATGCCACACTTTAGCACATTACCAAATCATAATGTCAATGTTTCAAGACATCATATAGGTCAACAAGTACCAACATATCATCAAGTGCCAACGTTTGGTCCACCAACATATCGCCCGCCAACATATCAACCGCCTATATACCAACATGACCAACAAACTAGGCCAAATCATGTAAACAACCAACAAAGGCAATCATCATCAATTGTTCAACCAACAACAATGAGACCAACCCCTCAAGTAAGCCAAAATATTCAGCCTATGAACAAAAATGCCTGTAGTTCAAGTATAAATAAAGCAAATACTTCCGAACAACTCACAAACAGTACTACCTACCTCGACCAACAGGAAAAACAACAAACTACCATTCTAAACCATTCATCTAGTACTGCAGAGATGAATATAGAGCATCAGACTAAAAACAGTGAGGCTGAAAAAATAGATCACATTTCACACACCCAAATGGAAGTCCCGAACATCCAGGATGAAATAGCTAAAATCTCACAAATCCAAAGTCATCCTTTTCGGCAAAAAGGCCTCAAATACAAACCACCAGACAACACAACTCTACTCGAAGAAATGATGGAATCGGGGAAGAGACGATCGATATAGTTACATGTAATATTGAAGGCGTCAAATCTAACACGGCATTTCTTGTATCTTTGGCATTGGACAACAAAATTATAtgtattcaagaacattttttatGGGAATTCCAAAAACATTTTCTCTCCGACATACTACCAAATTTTGACAACTTCACACGCTGTCACGACTCAAACGATCCactagatggatcaaaactaccAAAAGGACAATCAGGGGTCTCAATTTTATGGCCAGATGCATGGAGCGGAAACGTTAAGAAATTAAAAGAGGGAAATGAAAGAATTGTGGCTATCACCTTATCCTCTAACTACAATATCTGCATAATCAATGCGTATCTTCCAACAAATGACAAAGACTCTGCATATGAGTATTCAGAATGTCTAGATATAATCTttgatataatactaaaatatcAGGACCTTTATGAAATAATTCTCTGTGGGGATCTCAATGGAACTTTATTACAATCAAGATCAAATAAGCATGATAAATTACTGAAAAACTTTGTACAGGAATTAGGCCTGCAAACAGCTGGAAATTATAACTCTAAAATGACTTTCTTTCATCATTCTGGGCAATCGTCATCTCAAATAGATTACATTTTAACAAGAAATTTATCAATCttcaaagaatacaaaatttgGGACCGTTCAGCAACAAATAGCTCAGCGCATGTGCCAGTAGAAACAAACACCACTGTAAAAATTCCAAGTGCTGCTAATAGAAAACCATCTGCAGGAACCTCATACAAAAAAATTCTTTGGGAtgaaataaacactgaaatataCACCTCAAATCTATCAGAGGGTCTCCTTAAAATAAAACCTGAGGATTCAACTTCAGACCAACTTCAAACAATCACAAATGAATTACTGAAAGCAACAAAGGTAGCTGTTCCAGCAAAACCTATCAAATTACAAGGGCCAAAATGGAAAGCAACACCAACTGTGCGAAAACATTTGAAATCATGTAAACTGCTATATTCACAATGGAAAAATCAAGGTCGGCCACAAAATCATCCGTCACATACTGAATTAAAAACAGCAAAGAAACTTTTGAGAAACTCCCAAAGAATAGAGCAAGCTGTTGCTAGAAAACAACTCTACAACAAATCATggaaaaaccaacaacaaaactTTTCTATAGACTGATTAATAGAAATCGAAATTCCAGAACTAGTACTACAACTTGTATAGAAATAGATGGTGAAAAGGAATACTGTCATTCAAACCAAAGAAAAGTATTTGCTAATTATTATGAAGACTTAAGTATGCCAAAAAACTCTGAATATGACAACTCCTATTTAGATCTCTGCCAAACACGTCAAAACCTGATcgaaaaaatttataaagaaaatccAGTTACATCTGACCCATACACAGAAACAGATATTCAAAAATCAATAGAAACTTTAAATGTAGGGAAATCACCAGATGAATATGGGCTCACTGCCGAACATCTCAAGAATGCCAAATCAGTATTAACACCAGTATTAACAACtttattcaacaaaataaaagagaCCATCTCTATTCCAAGAGCCTTTAAAACAGGAATTCTCACTCCTGTTATAAAGAGTGGCAAAAACCCTTTAGATGTCAAGAGTTACAGAGGAATTACCGTTACTCCAATCATTGGAAAAGTTCATGAACTGTGTATTCTTAAGAAACTTCAATTACAGCCGGGACCAGATTTACAATTTGGCTTCACCGAAGGATTATGTCCCCTTATGGCAAGCTTACTTATAACAGAAGCAAAATGtgaaaaacttaaaaacaatatACCATTATTTATAACAACAGTTGATGTACAATCAGCGTTTGACGTAGTCAAACATATTATACTAATGGACAAACTACTAGACCAAAATATTCCTCCAGATCTATTACAACTTATTAAGGGACTGTACACAGATTTAGAATCAAAAGTAAAGTGGATGGGGGATATCAGtgatagttttaatataaaacaagggGTAAGACAAGGAGGCATCTTATCTACACATCTTTATAAATTGTATGTCCAAGATCTTCTTGAAGAACTCAAAAACAACTCTATTGGCTTTCAACTAGGAAATATTTATATTGGTGCACCTACTTGTGCAGATGACATTGCCTTATTGAGCTCGGATTCTTCGGAAATGCAATTAATGCTTGATAGTATAGGCAGATATGCTGATCAGCATCAATATAACATCCAtccaacaaaaactaaaatagtACAGTGTAATACGAAAGAAAAAGACAATAGTTGGGTATTAAAAGGAAAAACTATAGAACCAACAGATGCCACAACACATTTAGGTCTTCAAAGAACAAACAAAAgagaaaatgaaattaacatCGATGACCGCATTAAACTAGCGAGAAGAACAAAATACTCCTTAATGAGCTCCGGTCTTCATGGAACAAACGGGGTTGACCCAATTACTGGATATAACATCTATAAAACATACATTCTCCCGAGACTTCTATATGGTTTAGAAATACTACCACTTACCAAAGGgcaaatttcataaaaataccTTGAGACATATTCAATCTCTCCCGCAAAGAACAGCTACATCAGCAATATATCTACTCTTAGGTGCAATACCAATTGAAGGAGAGCTTCACAAGCGGCAACTATCTATGCTCTACTCTTTATTATCGGCCAAAAACCAAACTATTCAAGATCTTGTTCAAAGACAATCATCAATTAATTTTGACAATCCAAAAAGTTTCTTCTTTTGTGTGATGGAAACCTTACAATTATATAATCTTCCAAATATATGGGAACTTCAATGCAGTCTGCCTACTAAATATAGTTGGAAAACATTAGTGAATCTCAAAATGTCAAACCACTGgaaaaatattcttcaaattgaTACGATTCAAAAGACATCACTCAAATATTTAgctataaatcaaattaaaaatggaaagcCGCATATCTCCTACACCACATTGCAGCCTACAATTCTTGATGTTCGAAAAGGTATAATCAAAAGTAGGATGATGACACGAACGTACACCCTACAAGCTGATCGGCACAAATTCAGCAGATATGAAATTGCTCCAACTTGTCAAATGTGCAATAAAAAGAACCAGAAGACCTTACTCATATGCTTACTACCTGCTCAGCATTAAGTGAAACAAGAAAAGAAACTTTCAACCCTATTAAAAACCATGTAACGAAATATATTGGAGAAAGGAAGTGGAAAGAGACATTCTTTGATAGACATCAAATTACAGTCCTTATAATTGACTGTACAAACTTCTCATATATATTTAGTGAAAGTAAGCTCAAAATAGAGGAACTAGAAATGCTCACAAGAGATATGTGTTATAAGATGCACAACTCGAGGctaaaactgataaatataagTGTGTAGATCTAATGGCTGTTGACAATTATCACTCAATcttaaaaactttttatttaaagtctattttagattttaagcaATTTTGGAGTGTGTATATAGTTAGACTTTTAACCATATTACCCTCAAAAGAGGGGTGTTCCTAAAAGAGGAAGCTTAtacgaagaaaagaaagaaactactggagaaaactttgttttaataaaaataacctatttttgttaattatgtttttttatatttcaactgctatttatattctttgttcctaaaaattatttttattttatgttccttttcgtttttttggttttttttttgtatctttttcttatttgtttgcataaattttttaaacatatatatttttacatgtattctatttcttgaagcttacggttatttttgttttactgattttcCACGTAAATCCATTGATTAGCAGAATGCTGTCTCAAGTGCTGCTGCATACGTTTTAGTTTGACGCggtcacatgcaaaatatttctataatttgtatttaatattcagtCTGTGTTGGGTCAGTTCcgagataaaaataattacagtgagcaatacttgtatattattagtagcttgatgattctttgtagtttttactttttactgtaaacaaatattgtccgAAAGTTGGAGATGTATAACTAAAATGGAACGCAAATAATAACActagaagaaaatattgattcttcccgggcataagtttattttaagatttccgtgtttgttcttatgctaaattaatataattgatctgcATTTGGGGGTAGGGGGTAAAAGGGGTCCGGAtctcgaaatcccgggcttaaaaacacgaagtcccaaggtcccgaatttaaataaatttaaatcccaacatcgcgaaaaaagaattcccagatcccgaaatcccgaacttaattgcataatattaatttacgcACAATCCATGTAAAAAAGGaaacttgtatgttatattttttatagcatTTTTTATAGCAATCTAAGATCATCTAAAAGAAAAAATTGCCGTGAAAAGACAATTCCATGATACACATATCAGTGATCAACAGCGTGTGCACGTGGTTGAACTTTAACTTGACTCCACTCACAATATCTTACAGTAACTTGATGTACCTCTGACCATTCATCATTCATAGGTCATAGGTCATGGGTGTTTTCATCTTCAACACaaacatttgtttctattctCAATTAACATAATTAATCACAagattaagtttttattttaaatcaatgctGACTACAATTCTTTAAAggaaatttttttctaaaattatttacatgattaattattccaaaaaaaaatgattaaaataaaacCTAAAAATCCAGTAAATTGAACTTTTTGAATTGCTCTCTTTCGAAAAACATTTTGTTaccaaaatttctttttttttcgtgtGTAATAAATGTACATTTATTATTGTTCAAAGTAAGatggaaccagatgctccgcagggcacagctttatacgaccgcagaggtcaaaccctgaacagttggggcaagtatggacacaacatttaagcttggtacagctctgaatttggattgtgattaaatagttgacacaacataggtttctgacacagaatgaatgcggtctaagaacttaaacttaaaaacttaaaaattttaaattggacatttacctattaaatataattatggtccaatatcccaaaatctaaatacatggttagattcagcatatatcatagaacccaaagaattcaatttttgatgaaatcaaatattgttcaattttagacccttaagatctcaatgtggaccaatttgataaccgggccagaatattaaaaatctaaatacatgttagATTCAGGctgcatattgaagaaccccatatgttcaatttttgttgaaatcaaacaaagtttaattttggaccccaatttggaccatcttgaaaactgggcccataataaaaaatctaagtacatgtttcgattcagcatatcaaagaaccccaagaatttaatttttgttaaaatcaaactaagtttaattttggaccctttgaacctttatgtagaccaatttgaaaacaggaccaaaaattaagaatctaaatacacggtagAATTTGGCATATCAGAGAACCCAATAATTCATCTTTTGTTCTATTCTATTAGAAATGAATATGTAGTAACTATTAGTTATctcagtggacagtgaaaatgGGGAAAATTAATTTGGCATttattaaaactagaaagatcatatcatagggaacatgtgtattaaggatgttcgctactctgttaaaaaataacaagctttttaaaagactgttaagGATCGATATtatataaagaaactaaaaaagaagaaaaaaatggagggtccgtgtgctcgttttcgagatataagccactgaaaatttggcgggaaataaatctctctagatttttcatatatttaacattgacaccTTATCTGTTTCAAAacctatgaaaaaataacaagaattttataaaattttgaaatatggttTTTCAagctttatgtaataaaattgtaaaaagaaaaggggttagtgggcaaattttttaatgacaatacatggataaaaccagaggattctgaaaatctggcaAATAAtcaaaaaatggaggagcaaacatccttaagtttcaagttgattggacttcaacttcatcatgttcatcaaaaactacctcgacctaAAACTTTAAGCAAAACTTTaccctgaagcgggacagacggacgacaggacgcacagaccagaaaacataatgcccataaatggggcataaaaatggcaGGAAAATGCTGACTCTGACTTTTTCTTATGTATTCAGTATTCAGTCAAGGGTAACTTGGACAAGTAATTCtaatttacttgaagaagtaaatatTAAGATTTATATATAAGTAAATCTGTAGGATACTTaaacaagtgtattttatttacttgtaaagGTAAATTATTTGTTGGCTTAGTTGTGTATCTTAGACATTCagatttgtttatttatactagtaaaaaagtcatcctatcttcttttcttgaattctaaGGACTTCTTTGCACTTACAGAATTTTTAATTGTCTGTCCTTTGCAGATGagtttactaatcatttaagtgtaaatTCATTGACAATGAAAATCTCATTTGTTTGTTATCTTTAGAACACTGCTCATTCACCAGCCCCCCAAGCAGCATTcttgttcaccgatttgactcaaattctcatgtTTGATTTATAGCAATGTAAAAACATTCATCCATACTATTGAAAGCCtcaaataaacagtttacaggtTATGAGCTCGATAATATGCCGTATAGCGGGTTTATTTTTTGCTGGAGtaaaatttcacgattttcattgaataaggtaaaCGAAATAATTCAGTTGAATTGTTTTTGcggatttttgaacttttaccAAAACCTTTGCAGGTGCACatttttggcgattttgttctatccatGAAAATAAGCGAAAAATTAACACCCAGCTAAAACAACCTGCTATAGGGTATAGCtttattttgtgtgtattttactCTTTTAGTCTAGACACCACCTAATTTACTATAGAGGTGACCTCAGAACACCTCTTGTGACCATATAAGCAAAATGaacataaatatagaaataaacagaTTAAGCAGCTGTgcaattaaggaataacagtactgtagttgaagagttgccactatcaattgtagatttgacagtcgcaaatgcagttttactggcgacgcgtagcggagacagtaaaacagagatttgcgaccgtcaaatcaaaattgacggtggcaactcttaaactacagtactgttattccgattctaatgcatttcaaaaagaaataatacgataaaacttggaaaaatgtctgaatttgacaaataaaaataagtccgcgaaacttcatgaatgattttggcgcaaagacgtcatgggtaaacgtgacgtcagacaaatgaaaacttacaaactggaggttattacgcTACCTATATGCTTCAAATTCGcataaaataactttaaaaagcgaattcgaggtaggtgttgtttaaTTTTGGATTATATAATAgaaatcgaacatttgttgattcactcatttcaaaatggttgtccctccttatttacgcctggtcaactgtggatttgacggcaacttttagccaatgaaaaaaattgttacataccaattgcattagaattagatttttctaggtctgtttaatttcatacatgtcatgcatgtattatagattaaaaatatatgtttatcaatgTTTTTACCTGTAAtgctgtataagaatgattttttatgttgatcgaatcagtcaatcaaatgatttacctatgtttcactttcaatgaCATTCTTTTCCTCTAAATAAGGAATATTTTACACTGACAATTCATATGTTAATATTATCCATCCAGTGCTCCAGCTAGAAATCAAGAGGGGCATGGTGCCAGTgcagggcagggcacttttttatGAATGGAAAAGGCACTGCTCCTTTCttttgtctacgtttctgtgtgtatcacgagttcacattctttttttaactgtatatgtcatgtttgttgttaataaacatgataaagatgcATAAgttgttttgattatttattctttaaatttgcaTTAGAAAAGTTATTCATACTACACATTCATACATCCCATCACTATTAATAACCAAATAGGCAAAATAAACATACTAACCACAGAAACAACATAAACTCATAGTTTAGCATACATGTGACAGaggttttttattttaaaatttatatttagattttGACCCTCAATATTTTATTCATAACTTCACCTAGTTGTTTTGTTCTAATTGTATAACTTCACACTACACATTTCTAAAAGTAGGATTTAGATAAAAAATCAGTACTGCAATACTTTTTGCATATTTCTTAATTAGCAATGTATAGATTttggattgctaaaagtataattagGGAAGCACCATCTTTAAATGGCTTACGGAATTGAATCCA includes:
- the LOC139504176 gene encoding probable serine/threonine-protein kinase DDB_G0277165 encodes the protein MPNFPTKEQNSELENLRRSNIRVPQNPDTEILIQNISSEPDIVPTILQDNITTGITFKPANTITPNTNVQNRKNIRKNQPKIEERNISNSQRARILSLENEIVQLKRVIETIQTTSTGTNNNIHVEAPNTNNGSNSITNNCQNNIPNQQYSSCNTCHHHSCNDRQQSSNFQQELMEQRLRSLENHISLSTALNLHISLQSRIVNQQTTQIPYVQPPQFQGHYAYPNQMGYNTHHPNNFNGGHMYQQGIPQFGHSIYNNPYYLNQGGMPHFSTLPNHNVNVSRHHIGQQVPTYHQVPTFGPPTYRPPTYQPPIYQHDQQTRPNHVNNQQRQSSSIVQPTTMRPTPQVSQNIQPMNKNACSSSINKANTSEQLTNSTTYLDQQEKQQTTILNHSSSTAEMNIEHQTKNSEAEKIDHISHTQMEVPNIQDEIAKISQIQSHPFRQKGLKYKPPDNTTLLEEMMESGKRRSI